Proteins co-encoded in one Spirosoma endbachense genomic window:
- a CDS encoding RagB/SusD family nutrient uptake outer membrane protein, which produces MKKLLNLVALTSLLMVSCSKEFIEIPPVATVSVDALYKTDKDFQDAVVASYNTLQTQYQDFWIYGDARGDDSRQEVVKTDPWYFSDAFILSSDNDLLKTTWRNYYNIINRTNIILAKIESADAAVVTNKPRHIAEAKFLRAFAYFDLVRIFGDVPLLTKPVTTAEAYTQAREKADKIYEEVIIKDLLDAENGLPVKYTGADVGRATKGAAKAILGRVYMTRKDFVKAETKLQEVTTLGYSLLPNYNDLFDYTKNEHHNEYIFDIEYEEGIGEGSVFTNRFFPNSAAMADVYGVKGGLTETNSPSPGLFAIFTADDKRKDITVQKDGFIDKTGAFVKLPSATSQAYTRKYITPVGTANDSRANWKVIRYADVLLLYAEALNENGKTAQALPFINQVRTRAGLTGYSNLAKDELREKIYLERRLELSFEGVRWFDLVRTGRAFDTLKSLGMKEYMTVFAVPLGQIQLMNNRTLFPQNPGYE; this is translated from the coding sequence ATGAAAAAGCTCCTAAACCTTGTCGCCTTGACATCTCTCCTGATGGTGTCGTGCAGTAAAGAATTTATTGAAATTCCGCCCGTTGCTACCGTGAGCGTGGATGCTTTATACAAAACCGACAAAGATTTTCAGGATGCGGTTGTGGCTTCTTACAACACGCTCCAAACGCAGTATCAGGACTTCTGGATCTATGGCGATGCACGGGGTGATGACTCGCGGCAGGAAGTCGTAAAAACCGACCCCTGGTATTTTTCGGATGCCTTTATCCTAAGCAGTGATAACGATCTGCTCAAAACAACCTGGCGGAACTATTACAACATCATCAACCGCACGAATATCATCCTGGCAAAAATTGAAAGTGCCGATGCGGCCGTTGTTACAAATAAACCCCGGCACATCGCTGAAGCGAAGTTTTTACGGGCGTTTGCGTATTTCGATCTGGTCAGGATATTTGGCGACGTCCCTCTGCTGACCAAACCCGTAACGACGGCCGAAGCCTATACCCAGGCACGCGAGAAAGCCGATAAGATCTACGAAGAGGTAATCATTAAAGATCTTCTGGATGCCGAAAATGGCCTGCCTGTCAAATACACCGGAGCCGATGTTGGCCGGGCAACAAAAGGGGCAGCCAAAGCGATTCTGGGTCGCGTTTACATGACCCGCAAGGATTTTGTAAAAGCCGAAACCAAACTACAGGAAGTAACTACACTCGGGTATTCGCTCCTACCGAACTACAATGATCTGTTCGACTACACGAAAAACGAGCACCACAACGAATACATCTTCGACATTGAGTACGAAGAAGGTATTGGCGAAGGCAGCGTTTTCACGAATCGGTTTTTCCCAAACTCGGCGGCCATGGCCGATGTCTATGGTGTGAAAGGGGGCCTGACCGAAACCAATTCACCTTCGCCCGGTTTGTTCGCCATTTTTACCGCCGACGATAAACGAAAAGACATCACTGTGCAAAAAGATGGTTTTATCGATAAGACCGGAGCTTTTGTAAAACTTCCCTCGGCAACGTCGCAGGCTTACACCAGGAAATACATTACGCCCGTGGGAACGGCCAATGACAGCCGGGCCAACTGGAAAGTGATTCGCTATGCCGATGTGCTGCTGCTTTATGCCGAAGCGCTGAATGAAAACGGTAAAACCGCTCAGGCTCTTCCTTTTATCAATCAGGTTCGGACTCGGGCAGGTCTGACCGGATACAGTAATCTGGCGAAAGATGAGTTGCGCGAAAAGATTTACCTGGAACGCCGGTTAGAATTATCATTTGAAGGCGTTCGCTGGTTCGACCTGGTCAGAACGGGCCGCGCTTTCGATACACTTAAATCGCTGGGTATGAAAGAATACATGACAGTTTTTGCGGTTCCACTAGGCCAGATTCAACTCATGAACAATCGTACCCTGTTCCCGCAGAACCCAGGCTACGAATAA
- a CDS encoding alpha-amylase family protein: MERRDFIKTTGLIGGAYALTGPSALATPATSILAPTETFWLDGPMRWAQLAFVERDPGHYDPDFWLHYFKRIHADGALLSAGGIVAFYPTKIPLHHRSDFMGNSDTLGYLVEGCKKQGMKIMLRTDPHAVRQDVYDAHPDWIAVTVDGQKRRHWANPDLWVTCALGPYNFDFMTQVNQEIMEKFQPEGIFSNRWHGHDICYCEHCKTNFKTASGLELPKAADKLDPTYRKWADWRMKRLREVWSVWDAGIRKQKPTARFIPNGFPDKVMTGKEADLFFADQQARRGLTPPWANGKGAKELRSTLGLKPLIGIFSVGIEEEFRWKDSVQNDAEIRIWVAEGTANGMRPCFVKFGGDIYDKRWMEAVAKLYEGYHKNEKYLRNTASLARVGIVYSEQTDRNYGGKPWQQKSGDHLDGMYHNLVENRIPFDMVNDRLLTPEDLKRFKLLILPNIAALSDTQCKQLQTFVDNGGSIVSTFETSLYDEEGKQRSDFGLASLFGVSYDQKVEGPLRNSYLQLRQDAKNSQTQLILKGLDDTPRIINTIYKVNVKPTATFPSPITLIPTYPDLPMEDVYPRVAETDTRELYLRQVGKGRVAYIPGDLDRSFWQLMGTDHGQLLSNVVNWALDEEPVAAVTGPGVIDVNVWRQANSMTVHLVNLTNPMMMKGPFRELIPVEAQVSIMVPAGAKVTGVKLLMSDQKPKFELKGGKVTVTVPKILDHEIVALDLA; this comes from the coding sequence ATGGAAAGAAGAGATTTCATTAAAACCACTGGCCTCATCGGAGGTGCCTATGCGCTTACAGGTCCTTCCGCCCTGGCAACTCCGGCAACCAGTATACTCGCCCCAACAGAAACTTTCTGGCTCGATGGACCGATGCGATGGGCACAGCTTGCCTTTGTGGAACGTGACCCCGGTCATTACGATCCTGATTTCTGGCTCCACTATTTCAAGCGTATCCATGCCGATGGCGCACTGTTGAGCGCGGGTGGCATTGTAGCCTTTTATCCGACTAAAATTCCCCTGCATCACCGCAGCGATTTTATGGGTAATTCCGATACGTTGGGCTACCTGGTGGAGGGCTGCAAAAAACAGGGTATGAAAATCATGCTGCGTACCGATCCGCACGCAGTCCGGCAGGATGTCTATGACGCTCACCCCGACTGGATCGCCGTTACCGTCGACGGGCAGAAACGCCGTCACTGGGCCAACCCGGATTTGTGGGTCACCTGCGCTCTGGGGCCTTATAATTTTGATTTCATGACGCAGGTGAATCAGGAGATCATGGAAAAATTCCAGCCCGAAGGGATTTTCTCGAACCGCTGGCATGGCCATGACATTTGTTACTGCGAACACTGCAAGACTAATTTCAAAACGGCCTCCGGTCTCGAACTGCCCAAAGCTGCCGACAAACTCGATCCAACGTATCGCAAATGGGCCGATTGGCGTATGAAACGCTTACGCGAAGTGTGGTCGGTGTGGGATGCAGGCATTCGTAAACAAAAACCGACGGCCCGCTTCATTCCCAACGGTTTTCCCGATAAAGTAATGACCGGCAAAGAAGCCGATCTCTTCTTCGCCGACCAACAGGCCCGACGTGGCCTTACCCCGCCCTGGGCGAATGGAAAAGGAGCCAAAGAACTCCGCTCAACACTGGGTCTGAAACCACTGATCGGTATTTTCAGCGTCGGTATTGAAGAAGAATTTCGCTGGAAAGATTCGGTTCAGAACGATGCCGAAATCAGGATTTGGGTAGCCGAAGGTACTGCCAACGGCATGCGCCCCTGTTTTGTGAAATTTGGGGGCGACATCTACGACAAACGGTGGATGGAAGCAGTAGCCAAACTGTATGAAGGCTACCATAAAAACGAGAAATACCTCCGCAACACGGCATCGTTAGCTCGGGTCGGCATCGTTTATTCGGAACAAACCGACCGCAATTACGGCGGAAAACCCTGGCAGCAGAAAAGCGGTGACCATCTTGACGGCATGTACCACAACCTTGTGGAGAACCGCATTCCGTTCGACATGGTAAACGACCGACTGCTCACACCCGAAGACCTCAAGCGATTCAAACTGCTGATCCTCCCCAATATCGCAGCACTTTCAGACACACAGTGCAAGCAGTTACAGACCTTTGTGGACAATGGCGGCAGCATTGTATCTACCTTCGAAACATCGTTGTATGACGAAGAAGGCAAACAACGCTCCGATTTCGGTTTAGCCAGTCTGTTCGGGGTTTCGTATGACCAGAAAGTAGAAGGACCTCTACGGAACAGCTACCTGCAACTGCGTCAGGATGCGAAAAATAGTCAGACACAGCTGATTCTGAAAGGGCTGGACGATACGCCCCGGATCATCAACACGATTTACAAAGTCAACGTAAAACCGACAGCTACATTCCCCAGCCCGATTACACTGATTCCTACCTACCCAGACTTACCGATGGAGGATGTGTATCCACGCGTCGCCGAAACCGATACACGGGAGCTATACCTGCGGCAGGTGGGTAAAGGACGGGTAGCCTACATTCCCGGCGATCTGGACCGCTCTTTCTGGCAACTGATGGGCACCGATCACGGACAGCTTCTGAGTAATGTCGTGAATTGGGCACTCGACGAAGAACCGGTGGCCGCCGTAACGGGGCCGGGTGTAATTGATGTAAACGTTTGGCGGCAGGCCAACTCGATGACGGTGCATCTGGTAAATCTAACGAACCCCATGATGATGAAGGGTCCTTTTCGGGAGTTGATACCCGTAGAAGCACAGGTCAGCATTATGGTTCCGGCAGGCGCAAAAGTAACTGGGGTAAAGCTACTTATGAGCGATCAAAAGCCTAAATTTGAGCTAAAAGGTGGTAAAGTAACAGTGACGGTGCCTAAAATCCTCGATCACGAGATTGTAGCGCTGGATTTAGCCTAA